The following coding sequences lie in one Saccharopolyspora hordei genomic window:
- a CDS encoding WXG100 family type VII secretion target, whose amino-acid sequence MPQFTHTLDVGTYLKPPEAPTDAVGKIVQENANWITGPVNDLLQKLTGRNLAADLQDLIVGDWTCVYRLRDAVGSSAQALSAVQDAAFQDTLRLREGWGGNAAEAFVHYMGLRHGEIEKVCQALVDLREIISRTIKGLEDLCGLLVSRLNDLSNAVVGAILIVGVGGLATLAGGAVAGPFGAAAAGIIAEVITTGAWAVYLIYDTIKTLIGDIPKAIEAWQISSEVKVKAPGVTKGLRVGSPYGGPENPY is encoded by the coding sequence ATGCCTCAATTCACGCACACGCTCGATGTCGGAACCTATCTCAAACCGCCCGAGGCACCTACCGACGCGGTCGGGAAGATCGTGCAGGAAAATGCCAACTGGATCACGGGCCCAGTCAACGACCTGCTCCAAAAACTTACCGGCCGCAACCTCGCGGCAGACCTCCAAGACCTGATCGTCGGCGACTGGACCTGCGTATACCGGCTCCGCGACGCGGTGGGATCTAGCGCACAAGCCCTATCAGCGGTCCAGGACGCAGCGTTTCAGGACACCCTACGACTACGCGAGGGCTGGGGCGGGAACGCAGCGGAAGCCTTCGTGCACTACATGGGATTGCGGCACGGCGAAATCGAGAAGGTGTGCCAAGCCCTGGTCGACCTCCGGGAGATCATTTCCAGGACGATCAAGGGCCTAGAAGACTTGTGCGGCTTGCTGGTTTCCCGGCTGAATGATCTCTCCAACGCAGTCGTCGGAGCGATTCTGATCGTCGGTGTTGGCGGGCTCGCCACACTGGCCGGCGGGGCGGTTGCGGGCCCGTTCGGTGCAGCAGCAGCCGGCATCATCGCCGAAGTCATCACGACGGGAGCATGGGCTGTTTACCTGATCTACGACACCATCAAGACACTGATTGGAGATATCCCCAAAGCCATTGAGGCTTGGCAGATCAGCAGTGAGGTCAAGGTCAAGGCACCCGGCGTTACCAAGGGCCTGCGAGTCGGAAGCCCTTACGGCGGACCGGAAAACCCGTACTGA
- a CDS encoding pentapeptide repeat-containing protein: MNNCRLASTNFSEAHLARASFVGTEFMKPTSFKKATFDFGAPFDYSTFAEEVAFDDAKFNGRAGFARVKFLDHADFDRVHFSSSFDLESSFFHTGISCESAKFDKRGRLALNKTQFGGYAWFEDVEISAASAETKGARVRIDVPDDAKRDRIWLLGWSVREPETPDNGKISNREGIWGYLDSEPLPD, from the coding sequence ATGAACAACTGCCGACTTGCGTCGACGAATTTTTCTGAGGCGCATCTCGCCAGGGCCTCTTTTGTCGGGACAGAATTCATGAAGCCCACGTCATTCAAGAAGGCCACATTCGACTTCGGCGCCCCTTTTGACTACTCAACATTCGCCGAAGAAGTTGCATTCGACGATGCTAAGTTCAACGGCCGCGCCGGGTTCGCCAGAGTCAAGTTTCTTGATCACGCCGACTTCGATCGCGTACACTTCTCAAGCAGTTTCGACCTCGAATCCTCATTCTTCCACACGGGAATCTCCTGCGAATCGGCAAAATTCGACAAACGCGGGCGACTAGCTCTAAACAAAACCCAATTCGGCGGGTACGCATGGTTTGAGGACGTGGAAATTTCCGCCGCCTCTGCAGAGACAAAGGGCGCGAGAGTACGGATAGACGTTCCGGACGATGCCAAGCGAGATCGCATCTGGCTACTAGGTTGGTCTGTACGTGAACCAGAGACTCCCGACAACGGAAAGATATCGAACAGAGAAGGGATCTGGGGATATCTGGACTCCGAGCCTCTACCCGACTAG
- a CDS encoding tyrosine-type recombinase/integrase, with the protein MRLRKIRRRKSAVVHVEVDQQCAAKDFDFDEQVIRVRRQVKKLGKHFVFALPKNDRERIVPMPAWAAQAVRVHVTKYPPRPYSLPWEKPDGKLRTVNLLFRWTDDQHIKARSYDELVWKPALVKAGVIPPPVKDNRGRKRYVTDRKSGMHALRHYYASVTLADGVNIKDLAEILGHHDPGFTLRIYAHMLPSAHERARQAIDARMFRPAGRAGRNIDGTEGYGSGDVAA; encoded by the coding sequence ATGCGCCTCAGAAAAATTCGTCGACGCAAGTCGGCAGTTGTTCATGTCGAGGTCGATCAGCAATGCGCCGCTAAGGACTTCGACTTCGACGAACAGGTCATCAGGGTGCGGCGGCAGGTCAAGAAGCTCGGCAAGCACTTCGTGTTCGCGCTGCCGAAGAACGACCGCGAGCGCATCGTCCCGATGCCAGCGTGGGCAGCGCAAGCGGTCCGCGTCCACGTGACGAAGTACCCGCCGCGGCCCTACTCGCTGCCCTGGGAGAAGCCAGACGGCAAGCTCCGCACCGTCAACCTGTTGTTCCGCTGGACCGACGATCAGCACATCAAGGCACGCAGCTACGACGAGCTGGTGTGGAAGCCAGCCTTGGTCAAGGCCGGGGTCATCCCGCCGCCGGTGAAGGACAACCGGGGCCGGAAACGATACGTAACGGACCGGAAGTCCGGCATGCACGCGCTCCGGCACTACTACGCGAGCGTGACCCTCGCCGACGGCGTGAACATCAAGGACCTGGCCGAGATCCTCGGGCACCACGATCCGGGCTTCACTCTCCGTATCTACGCGCACATGCTCCCGTCCGCGCATGAGCGGGCACGCCAGGCGATCGACGCCCGCATGTTCCGTCCGGCGGGTCGTGCCGGACGGAACATAGACGGAACAGAGGGGTACGGCTCAGGCGATGTGGCGGCCTGA
- a CDS encoding acyl-CoA dehydrogenase family protein, translating into MTFSLELSEEQQELRDWVHGFAEQTIRPAAREWDEREETPWPIIQEAAKIGLYGFETLATLWADDTGLSLPIVNEELFWGDGGIGMAIFGTTLAVAGIFAAGTPDQLAEWVPQCYGDADDPKVAAFCSSEPGAGSDVSAMRTRAVYDEAKDEWVLNGQKAWATNGGIANVHVVQAVVDPELGSRGQAAFVVPPGTKGLSSPSKIKKHGLRASHTADVFLDDVRVPGRCLLGGKEKLDERLARSREGGKASAQAAMKTFELSRPTVGAQAIGIARAAYETALEYAQQRETFGRPIIDNQSIAFTLADMRMEIDAARLLVWRAAWLGRNGGFTAGEGSMSKLKAGRVATWVTERAIQILGGNGYTREFPVERMHRDAKIYDIFEGTEQIQQLVVARAISGRHIA; encoded by the coding sequence ATGACTTTTTCCCTGGAGCTGAGCGAGGAGCAGCAGGAGCTGCGGGACTGGGTGCACGGCTTCGCCGAGCAGACCATCCGCCCGGCCGCGCGCGAGTGGGACGAGCGCGAGGAGACGCCCTGGCCGATCATCCAGGAGGCCGCCAAGATCGGCCTCTACGGCTTCGAGACCCTGGCCACGCTCTGGGCCGACGACACCGGGCTGTCGCTGCCGATCGTCAACGAGGAGCTGTTCTGGGGCGACGGCGGCATCGGCATGGCGATCTTCGGCACCACCCTCGCGGTGGCCGGGATCTTCGCCGCGGGCACCCCGGACCAGCTGGCCGAGTGGGTGCCGCAGTGCTACGGCGACGCCGACGACCCGAAGGTGGCGGCGTTCTGCTCCTCGGAGCCGGGCGCCGGTTCGGACGTCTCCGCGATGCGCACCCGCGCGGTCTACGACGAGGCCAAGGACGAGTGGGTGCTCAACGGCCAGAAGGCGTGGGCCACCAACGGCGGCATCGCCAACGTGCACGTGGTGCAGGCGGTGGTGGACCCCGAGCTGGGCTCGCGCGGCCAGGCCGCGTTCGTGGTCCCGCCGGGCACCAAGGGCCTGAGCTCGCCCAGCAAGATCAAGAAGCACGGCCTGCGCGCCTCGCACACCGCGGACGTGTTCCTGGACGACGTGCGCGTCCCCGGCCGCTGCCTGCTGGGCGGCAAGGAGAAGCTGGACGAGCGCCTGGCCCGGTCCCGCGAGGGCGGCAAGGCCAGCGCGCAGGCGGCGATGAAGACCTTCGAGCTCTCCCGCCCGACGGTCGGCGCGCAGGCCATCGGCATCGCGCGGGCGGCCTACGAGACCGCGCTGGAGTACGCGCAGCAGCGCGAGACCTTCGGTCGGCCGATCATCGACAACCAGTCGATCGCCTTCACCCTGGCCGACATGCGGATGGAGATCGACGCCGCCCGGCTGCTGGTGTGGCGGGCCGCGTGGCTGGGCCGCAACGGTGGCTTCACCGCCGGTGAGGGCTCGATGTCCAAGCTCAAGGCGGGCCGGGTGGCCACCTGGGTGACCGAGCGGGCCATCCAGATCCTCGGCGGCAACGGCTACACCCGCGAGTTCCCGGTGGAGCGGATGCACCGCGACGCCAAGATCTACGACATCTTCGAAGGCACCGAGCAGATCCAGCAATTGGTCGTGGCCAGGGCCATTTCAGGCCGCCACATCGCCTGA
- a CDS encoding SCP2 sterol-binding domain-containing protein: MPETDPIAALGEVDPKKIGEDEFVTLLEAASENADGADLSGLRPEQFARLISRASDAQVEAVMARPELRERILDEVFRRMGEHYKADKAGKTEAVVRWRIGTSEDDLLRYECVLADGKCVVSKDPQREPRVTITVTPVEFLKLASSNASAPMLFMKGKLKVAGDLGFAAGLTKLFQIPKA; the protein is encoded by the coding sequence ATGCCCGAGACCGATCCGATCGCCGCGCTCGGCGAGGTCGACCCGAAGAAGATCGGCGAGGACGAGTTCGTCACGCTGCTGGAGGCCGCCTCCGAGAACGCCGACGGGGCGGACCTCAGTGGCCTGCGCCCGGAGCAGTTCGCCCGGCTGATCTCGCGCGCCTCGGACGCGCAGGTCGAGGCCGTGATGGCCCGCCCGGAGCTGCGTGAACGCATCCTCGACGAGGTGTTCCGCCGGATGGGCGAGCACTACAAGGCGGACAAGGCGGGCAAGACCGAGGCCGTGGTGCGCTGGCGGATCGGCACCAGCGAGGACGACCTGCTGCGCTACGAGTGCGTGCTGGCCGACGGCAAGTGCGTGGTCAGCAAGGACCCGCAGCGCGAGCCCCGGGTGACCATCACCGTCACGCCGGTCGAGTTCCTCAAGCTGGCCTCCAGCAACGCCTCCGCCCCGATGCTGTTCATGAAGGGCAAGCTCAAGGTGGCCGGCGACCTCGGCTTCGCCGCCGGGCTCACCAAGCTCTTCCAGATCCCCAAGGCCTGA
- a CDS encoding TetR/AcrR family transcriptional regulator, with protein MVQENGRPRSRRLPREVRERQILDAAVEVFAAHGFHNASMDEISEVAGISKPMIYAYLGAKDELFVACIRREAARLIEAIGSAVEDGLNPAEQLWRGLRVFFEYVQANQAGWTVLHRWANAQGEPFASELSEWRERATSLIAALLARATAGSAQPMQPEQTEPFATALVGAGEALVEWWFEHPEHTADGMAMRLMNMVWMGFGDLVEGRSYAPGS; from the coding sequence ATGGTTCAGGAGAACGGCCGTCCCCGGTCGCGGCGGCTGCCGCGAGAAGTCCGTGAACGGCAGATCCTGGACGCTGCCGTGGAGGTCTTCGCCGCGCACGGCTTCCACAACGCCTCGATGGACGAGATCTCCGAGGTCGCGGGCATCTCCAAGCCGATGATCTACGCCTACCTCGGGGCCAAGGACGAGCTGTTCGTCGCCTGCATCCGCCGCGAGGCCGCGCGGTTGATCGAGGCCATCGGCAGCGCGGTGGAGGACGGGCTGAACCCCGCCGAGCAGCTGTGGCGCGGCCTGCGGGTGTTCTTCGAGTACGTGCAGGCCAACCAGGCGGGCTGGACGGTGCTGCACCGGTGGGCCAACGCCCAGGGCGAACCGTTCGCCAGCGAGCTCTCCGAGTGGCGGGAGCGGGCGACCAGCCTCATCGCGGCGCTGCTGGCGCGGGCGACCGCGGGCTCGGCGCAGCCGATGCAGCCGGAGCAGACCGAGCCGTTCGCGACGGCGCTGGTCGGCGCCGGGGAGGCGCTGGTCGAGTGGTGGTTCGAGCACCCCGAGCACACCGCCGACGGCATGGCGATGCGGCTGATGAACATGGTCTGGATGGGCTTCGGCGACCTCGTCGAGGGTCGCTCCTACGCCCCCGGCTCCTGA